GTAAAGAAGTGTTTTAATGTAGAAAAATCGAACCTTGGAAGAAAACGTTGGCAATAGTAAAAAGATAGGTACTTAATTCCAATACAATAGGAGTCTACTAGTGCAAGTTAGTTGAACATCATATAGATGAGTTGATAGGTGGTTAGGTGCACCTATGGTTATTACCCGATGGAAAGCTATAAAGTTAGTCTCCCTCGCTCCCACTTAATGAAGAAGTAGTGGATGCATAACAGcaataaagtaataattttgTCGGTGTTTGTGGGGAGCACCGGTATACTTACATTTGGTCTGATGTTTGTCAAGAGTCTTTTAATTTTGACAAGAGATTTGTAGTTACATATTTGTAAGTGTCGGTTATAAAGGCCTTTTAGTTAACTTACTATTTGCCTGGAAAGATAATTGTTTACTATTGGGATGAAATAGACCTAACTAGAGCTGAATGAATAAAGATGATTCATATAGCCGATCACAACTAAGAGGATTGACACTTAGTTGATTGGTTGTATGAATGTGCCAAGCAATAATGATCATTTAGTTGTTCAGACATGGGATGGTTGTCTTAGCTTAAACTTGGTTATATCAGTGTACATTTCTTACTAGTTTCAACTTAATCAATCCAGAACCACTTTGTGGGATCAcactgttgttgttgtttcaatTCAATCAATGCTGTTATGGTTATAATTTATTCACTTTTTCCTGTGACAGGTAATTCAGAATCTGAACCTAAACCTTTTccaatatcatttttatttttggctaCACAAGAAAAGGTAACACGCTGGTGTCCGCGTCACTAAGGGCATGGCTGAGATTAAGACTTCTGGGAGACCTATTGACCAATTGTTGGAGAAGGTTCTCTGCATGAACATTCTATCTTCTGATTACTTCAGAGACCTATTGCGCCTGAAAACTTATCATGAAGTGATTGatgaaatctataatcaagttgaCCATGTGGAACCATGGATGACTGGCAACTGTCGTGGTCCTTCAACAGCCTTCTGCCTTCTCTACAAGTTCTTTACGATGAAACTTACTGTCAAGCAAATGCATGGCCTGTTAAAGCATCCAGATTCTCCTTACATTAGAGCTGTAAGTTGTGTTCTGTATCTTACCCTTTATGTATTAGATTTGTTGTTTTCTTAGCTGTGAATTGTTTCTTTTTTGCAATATACTGGCTGTGATTCCCTTAGAATTTTGTATAGATATTTAGGGGATGTTGCTTTTATTAATAGCTGATGATCATGCCTTTTTAGTAGTAGACTAGTCATGCACATATTTCCCACCTTAAAAACCTTTGTTCCTTTTTAAGTGTTGATTGGAAATGACCTAAGGATCATTAATGAAAGAGAGTTTTTGGTGCTGTTGGTTGGCTTGGAAGTTGGTCTAATTTGTGATGCTATTGTGTCAGAGGTGCCGAAATAGAGTCAAAAATGATAAGTGGAGTTGGATAAAATGAGAACCCTAACCCTCAGATTTAACTGCATCTAACAGTACTTTCTATGAAAAGGTTTCTATTTGGAAGTAAAGGAGTGGAAGTCATCCGTGTGTCATGTGTTTCCAAAAgcagaaaggaaaagaaaatattgCTTCTACTCTTCCAATAATTGTTGATAGACAATCAGAAATTACATTTTATGTTATAAGAAAGTTTCTAGCTAAGTAGCTCGGACTCTCCAAATATGCTGCCGCACCCGTGTAGGATCCTccaaaatgcactacttttgaaGGATTTGACACGCACTCGACGACATTTTTGAggagtccgagcaacttaggTTTTTAGAGAGAATTGACCCACTTCATCCTTTTTAGGTGATATTGAGTAATGAGGCGTAAATAGTTCAGTCTTTTCTTTACCAGCTAGGTTATGTCGTACATTTCCTTCTCTCTATTCTTCTCTGCTAAATGCTGCAGAAAGCTAATTAATTACCTTTTGTATTTTGATGCTTAGATGTTAATCAAACTGGAACCaactcttcttctttcttgtcATCATCTTCACTGTTTTACCAAGTAATGAATCAAATTAGGCTTTTGGAATTCCATCTAATGCGCATCAGTTCCTTTCATGATCCATTGAAAGTAGCACATGTATGTATAGATAATTCAGTTGCATTCCCAATCAAACCATGTATCCTGTTCCTCTAATTCATGGGCTTTTGTTTTCTTACATTATCGTACTTGCATGCTTGAGCCTCTTGCAATGGCTTTAATGATTGTGTTATTCTTTTGCAGATTGGGTTCCTTTATCTGAGATATCTTGGTGATTTTAAGACATTATGGGGTTGGTATGAGCCCTACCTCAAAGATGATGAGGTAAAAATGAAATGCTCTACCTGAACTAGATCATTCTATTGTGTTATTCTGGATTGAGAAAGATGCATTGGAGCATTCTATTAGGATTCTGGCATTTTGCATACAAACGACATGTCTGTCAATTCTGATCATTTCCACTCTATAGATTTGTTTGCAACTTTGACTATTTTCATCTATTTCATGGAATATAGTGTTTGAAGGAGAGATGAAATCATTTGTTACTGTTCTCTTGTCTCATCAATCTGCTCAAAATATTGCTGCTATAGTTAATTTCCTGCCCCTCCTGAAACGATAGTGCTTTTCCTTTCTGCTTTCGTTCTTTTTAACCTAGCTGATCTGTTTTAAATCAGATCTTTTTAGAATCTTAATGGTCTCCTTTGAATCACCACCACTCAACTGTTTCTACTGCAGGAGCTCACTTTCCAATAGCTTTAGTTATAGAATTGTCTCTCTTTTTTATAGCCTGTTTGGCCTAGCTTCCAGAATCTGCTTATTTTGAGAAGTGCTATTGTCAAAAGTGATTCTCGGAAAAGTACTTTTGAAGAGTAGCATTTTGTGTTTGGCTAATCGATTTCGAAAGCACTTTTGCCAATATTATAGCAGTACTTTGTGCTTGGCTAATGTTCCAAAAGTTCTTTTGGAGAAAGCTACTTTTTTTAGCTTTTAAAAAACAGCTTCTGCCACTACTCAAAAGCACTTATTTTTTCCCTAGAAGCTTGGACAAACACCTCAAATTTCTAAAATAAGCACTTTTGGCTTCCTAGAAGCTTGGCCAAATAGGCTAATTAGTCTGCATAGAACCATGTTGGTCTCAGCTCTGCTTCTGAGATATTGATCTTGATTGTGTGCCGTAAGTATTACATGATCTGTGCATAATTTATGCTATGATTCTCACACCTTATGCCTTAGGATGCAAGGACCACTCTTGCTTGAAGGTGCGTGGACATGATTTTTTTTGCAGGTGAACTGATTTTAATATTTGTATGGTGGTATACTTCTGATATTTTACCTTTTGCTCTTTATTTTTCTACAGTTTCCAtcttctattccttcttttacTGTGAACCGGGGTTTTGAAGCAGTGGGAGCCTTTTCAGTAGTTTTAGCAGCATCTCAGAAAACTGAACCGCTATGTCATTAGTTTGTTCACCTACAATGTTTATTCTTCAGGGTCAGAGTTGATTTTTGGGGCTCATTCTGATTATTAACTATTTATTTCAGGAATTCTCTCCTGGATCCAGTGGCCAAATGACCACAATGTGCGTATATGTGCGTGACTTATTTCTCGGGCAGGTAAGGTGCCACCTCTAAAACCCACCTTTTAGAGAATATTTTATCACAAGTGATGCAATAGATATACACTTGTGATGTTTCTAACGCATGCTCATCTCTGGGGTTCCTATTTGCATCTATGTTGTTTGCTAACTTTGCAAAGTAGCACATGACTGTAGCTTAGTCAAAGCAGTTCATCCAAAGGAGTTGGACACTAGATGATTCTTTGAACTCTTGCTCTGTCATATGTGCAACTTTTAATAGCTGAATGAAAATTGTGTGATAGTTTACCTGATTGTTTCTGCGGCTGCAATTATGTGCTTATACTTAATGCATATGAGTCTTGCTTTCATGTTATTGTTTCCTTAGTCTCGAATTCTGCAGTCTACATCTTCTGATTATGATGATTATTGCATTATGAACTGATGGGTGTTACTCCATGCTCGCACTGACCCTTCATAGGAACTATCATTTGTCTCAGCACATACAAGCTTGTATGGGTACTTCACATTTATGTCATTCACTTATTAGGTCATTGACTTGCTAGTAAGGGAGCCTCTACCGGAGGGAGGAGGCAAGAATTATGCTTTGGTGGATCGGGGTCTTCAATTTCCATTCatatacatccaattactacCTGAGACTTTCTTGGATAATGCTATTATTGTATTTCATACCTGTTCCCATGATTTACTTGCACATTTTTGTCTATTGCAGTATTATTTTGACACACTACTACCCCGCATTCCTGTTCCTGTTATGCGGACAGCAGTTGCCAGTCTCGAAAAAATGAATCTGCCGACCAAACCCTCTGGATCAATCGGGGACTCTAGTCGCGGATCTGAGGAAACTTCTCGCCGGCCACCTTCTGTCAAAGCTTCCCTTTCAGTGTCCTTTGGTCAGCGTGCACCCCATCGGGCATCAACTAGAGATTCATCTCCCATCCGACGAACAATTGCACCACCACCCTATGATAAGGATGGAGCAAATGATTCCAGACGGTCCCCTAGCATGCGCCGGAGTCAAAGCCGTGATTTATCTGACCGAGAAAATTCTGAAAGGGGCAGGGACAGGGACAGGGACAAGGAAAGAACTAGGGACAGAGAACGTGATAGGGACCAGGAAAGAGAAAGGGAGAGGGAGAGGGGCAGGGATCGGGATAGAGATAGAAGGTATGATCACGAAAGAGATCGTGAAAGGGATAGAGACAGGAGGCATGATTATGACAGAGATCGGGGAAGGGATAGAGACAGGAGGTATGATTATGATCGAAGGTCAATAGAGAGAAGCAGAAGAGACTATGAGAGGAGCAGGAGCCGTAGTAGGAGTAGAAGCCACAGCCGAAGCTTGCATGATCAAGGTACCAGTCTTGATCAGCAGCGAACTCCACCTAGGGATGAAAGCAAGGAGAAGAAGGCTGCATCTAGCAATCTGGCCAAGCTTAAACATCTGTATGGTGACTTCGGCAATAAAAAGGAGAACTCAGGCGACGACAGGGCTCCAAATAGGGATACAAGTACCGAGGAGGTTATCAGACTTGGTGGTTCTACGTGGAGGTAGTTGGTCACATTACATGTTGCAAGTGTTATTTGGATACTCTCTCTCACCTGCCCAGAAGAGCACGCTGTCTGCTAGTCTTTTGTCAAAGAGGGAATATGCAACTGATAGCTGCCGCGAGGACATACTGCTTCATGATTGTGCAGTTGGGCAGAGCTGTGTAAACTGGATTTCCTTTACTATTTTAGACTTGGTGTTACAATATTGGATGGATTTTAGATGTCCCTTTGTTTGTTCAAACATTATTATTACGTTAGATGAAGCTGACTTCAACTACGTAAAGCAATTGACAAACTTGTAAGACTCATTCATCATTGCAGGATTTGATCTCTTCTATACTTTTTGCTTTGCTTAAATTGCATTTGGGGATATTGATTTAATGAATTATAACTATTCACTAGCCCCtcttccccccccccctcccccccccccacaccACAGGAGGTGAGTATTAACCAGAACCCTCTCAAGTTCCTAAGTTTCTATTTAATACTTCACAAGTTCTAATATCAAATGCCAGGATTGAGATGGATGAAATGAGGTAATTAATTTCCAGTATATGACTTTCGCAATGAGCTCCGTGTATATCTTAGTTGTTGACGTTCTCAATAACCCATACTACAATGATAATATTGCATGTCGAAGAAAAGCAAAAATTAAGCCCTGAAATCTCACAAGCTTGTATGTAGGGATGGGACGGTTAAGAGTTACAAGAGAAGCTTTTAGGAGCAAGATATAAGTTGAAGTTGAAATCAAGATTTAAAACAAATTGAACATTGCTCAATCAGTGAATGACTCATTTTTGATACAATCTTCTGTAAATTGGGACCATTACAATTTATAGCTCAAAGTTTGCCCAATGCAGTAAAAGGAATAATACTAGACAGGGATTAAAATATGGAACAGAAACTCTAATATATCTATTAATCGATATAAATTGCTGAGCTGTAAATGAAAAATGGCAAAAAAAAGTTCTTAAATTTCCGATGTAATAATACATGCTTCATCATCTCAAGAGATCCTAAGATCCTACAAGGTCTTCTTGGATACCACATTGCCCTACCACATCTGCAAAGCATTGACGGAAAACCGTCCCACCAGCTTCCTACTCGCACTTGATTGACCGGTATATATGACGGACAAAAAATAGGGCTGCACGGAAACCAACAGTCCCGAGCATGAGGAAGAAACCATAGCAGATGCAAGCCATGTATCCAAAGAAGAATGAGGTTTGCATGAAGCCAGACATATCGGAACGGGCATAATAGTAATACAAGCAGTAGCCGTAGATGAACAGTCCAGTCGATCCACCACAAAGGAAAGCCCTATTCAGATCAAACATATACAAGTTAGGAATGTATTATGAACCTGTAAATGTATATCAAATTTAACATATTGCGCTCTTTCTTGGATTGCTTAAATGCGTAGATTATTCATAAGAAAGATCAAGGAACAGTCGAGTAAAATGACAGACTTACCTCCACCACCATTCATGATCTTCAGCAGCGAGTTGAAAGTATGTCAAGGCCACGGTTATAAAAGCAGTGACAATTATAAGAATAATGAAAACTATAAATAAGATGCTGTATATTGTGTAAATCCTGTGACCCCAAACACTTGCAAATATATAGTAAAGTTCAATATATATGGCGCTGAAAGGCAAAAACCCAGCCATTGCCATCTGAGGTAGAGATCCGCGGTACCAAGGTAATGGTGGGATCTCTCTTGGGTATTTGGTGGTTCGACAAGGAGCTTGGAACTCAGCCCTGCTGTTCTTTCCAGCTATCCCTCCCAATACAAGTAAAGGTGACGTCACAAGAGCCCATATGAGAAAAATGACCACAATGGTTCCAAAAGGCAGTGCAGCAGTGGCACTGTATGCAATTGCCACGCTGTTAAGGAAACAGAACGTGAGAAACAGGGGTCCACAAAACAAGGCTCCGGTCAATATCAAATTCCTAACCTGCAGGGAAGAAATGAAAGCGAATGAATAAGTTTGCTGTACGCTTCCATTTTCACTTTTGGTTTCATTAGCAAAGACAACAATGAACTAAACAAACACAGAGACATAGTTATTTGATGGCATaaacaaaccaaaaaaagaaTGAAGCATGTAATATATCTTGGCCTTGACCAAGTGTAACCCATAAAAGATGAAGTTAATTGTACGACGGAATGAAAATAAACTGCTTCTCTAAATACCAACTCGGTTTCCTTAATGTTCCGTCCAGAAGGAATAAGTAATAAATCATCTACCATACAAAACATCACACCCCTAAATCTAGGAAAAGAACAAAACTCTATGTCCAGCTTGCCTGGTTGAATAGGATTCTTGAGTAACCAACTTCTGGTTTTGCCTTTGATTAGCAATAGAGCAATGGGATAGCAGATGAATAGTCTAAACCCTTAATATAGAGGGTCAAAGTAATGCCATTAGAGTATGTGCCTTTCGGCAAACAAATGACTAGACTTGCTATTTACAAACCTTCAATTTTTCAGTGTCCTAATAAAATGATAGACAAAAAATTCCATGAAGCTTGTGATTgtgaaaaaataatcaaagacTTTACCCTTGTTTTGGGACGATAGTAagcaaatatttaaaattaagaatttaaaGTTAGTACAGAAGAcaaaattctcaaactatattCAAATGGAAAAGCAATATAATAGAGACAAGAAAACAAACCCAGTTTGTCCCTTCTAGCTGGCAATAGAAAGAGGCAGCAGTATAGCCTGCAATCCCAGATGTGAGAGCATATATGACAACCAGTGCTGTGAATAAAGCTCCGCGGTTGTATGGATAGAAAACACCAACAAGTGAGAGAAGGAAAATAAAGATGGTCCTACAAAATGAAAGGAAGAGAGTGTTAACAAAAGCATGCTTGAGACGAAAAATTTCCTTATTACCAAAGCAGGAAGCTGTCAGATTAAATACACATTGAACAGaccttttgaatattttactgaAAACTTTATTTTTCAGAGTAAACCACTCAAAAAAAACTTACAGTGTGAATAGCTGGGTGCCACTACCAAGTGCTGCAGCCATCAAGGATTTGTGACTTGGGTACCTAAACACATCACCATGGATGTATTTCCACCCAGTTTCTTCTTGGTCATCAGCTGTCTCCTCATCGTGTGCATacctttataaaaaaatatgaataatatttgAGCGAAAGACTAAGACAAAATTTTGTACCAAAAGATCAACAAAAGTACATAACAAGCAAAATAACGAAATTACTACATACTTGACAAAGTCATTCTTAAGGACCCGCATAAGAATTGTGGCAAGAAAACCAGTTAAGAGAAGAACTGTCACACAGGAATTGATAATTGAGAACCAATGGATTTCCAAGTGATGCGGCAACGATGAAGACTGTGAGTACTTCTCCATCCTCTTATCAAAAGGTGTTTTTGTCTCTTTCCATTTCACAGAGTACATGAAGTCAACATCAACCTCTTTATCCTCTGTAATATCTACCAGGGCATTGGGATCAGTTCGTGCATTGATCTCAATCACACGATCATTGTTGTAAAAGATCTCAAAATGAAGATGTTTAAACAGGTAATATTTGTACTCGCTGGGGTCAGATTTTCCTTCCTTGTCAACTTTCCCTAAGAAACCCCAAATGGGCAAGTCATCGTAATACATTTGGAAGTAGTAGTCTTTAGCAACAGCGCTGCGGAATTGAGAAACTTCTTCCTTGGACAACTTCTTCTTGCAAACTGTTTCTGAGTCCTTGTCGTACAAAAAGTCAAGCTTGTAAGGGGCACTGACCAATCGGTCACCATTCAACACCTCACCAAGTGcttcctttttctcttttacATGATCTGCAAGAACATCCCTTGGTAAATTGAAACTTAAAATCTACAGGGTAACTTAAGAAAGGAAACTTACGAACAATATTTACATACCTGGAGTACAAAAAGGAAGGTCAAAGAACCGGTATGTTTCACTGGAAGGATAATCCAAAACATAGCAGGCCATCAGTTATTACCcagacattttttaaaaatacagaACAGAGACAAGTTCATATATGACACAAGCAGAGCCATAGGCAACTATTTGTTTCCAAAGAATTTGAACATTAAAACTTGTGGGGGAAAAAGACATGGCACTTCAATGTTTCCTGACTATACTTCTTTATCACCCATTTGTTACAGGGGATGAGAAGTAGTGAATGTTTAGGGGATTCAGTATCAACTACTTGTACAAATTATGTGGTGGAGAAAGTTACTATGAGTATATTGCTCTACattttattatcttttctttACCTGTTTTTTTAGAAGGTAACAATTTCTTTTCCTGTTTTGGTAAATACACCATCTACAATTTACGCCAAGTTCTGCTTTGTTCCTTGAGTTAAATTTGCTGTAACATGCCAAGGATGGAACTGACTCTTTTGTTTATTATCTACCCACAAAATTGTTCCTCCATAGCACAAATATCCTCATGAGAGATGTTTACAAGTCATATGATAACTTATATAACTTATTCACCTCTATTAGAATGGTAGATAGaccaaataaaataatcttattAAGAATCAAACTAAATGAAGAAGTAAAGAGTGGGAGGGGGGCACTGTCATTTTATTTGATCTTTCCAACAATCTTTAGAAGAGTCGCTAGGCATACACATTCATATGCATCAACATGTACACTCGAATTTTAATAACAAGAGTGTGCTACACACAAGGATATTATACCATCTATGCCTCAACATTTGCACATTAGATTTGCATCAACTAGCTTGTTTACCGGGCTGTAGGTGAGTATGGCACTTATAAGAGGGTAACAAGAGCTAGGCCTTGCAAATCGGAAAATCCAAGCACATAGCTTCTAGCTTATCATGCCAGATAGAATACAGTGTTAACTCAGCTTCACACATCGTAAATGTTCACAACACCCTTATTCGTAAAGCTCTAATTAAACTAAAAGAACTCCATAAAAAGACTTAATTTAAGTATATCAACACCAACTAATTCTTAGTCCCGACACAAAAATGGAATCATAGCAATAAAAGATCTCAATTTCAGCAAATCTTAGCTCTTTCAACATTGTACAATAAACAGGCTAGCTCAGACACAGGCATCACGTAGGTCAACAGAAATCTTCTTTTTGTATCCACCGACAGCTTTTTGAGCACAACGAAATCAACACTACCACATATCAACGAGAAAGCACATAGCTTCTAGCTTGATCAAGAGAGAGAGAATACAGTTTTAACTCAGCTTCACACATTGTAAGTGTTCACAATCACTTAATCTCACCTTTATTACACCATGAACATAAAAATCTCTAATTAGACTAAAAGACTTCCCGGCAAAAGACTTAATTTAAGTCTTTATACAGAAAAATGGAATCATAGGAATAAAGAGATCTCAATTTCACCAAATCTTAGCTCTTTCTACATTGTACAAAATCATCAACGTATTTCGACAGAAAATCTTACATTTTTATAACTACCCATAACTCTTTGAACACAACGAAATCAAGACTTACTACATTTCAACGAGAAAGCAAACAGCTTCTAGCTTGATCAAACCAGATAGAATACAGTGTTAACTCAACTCCACACATCGTAAACGTTCACC
This sequence is a window from Solanum dulcamara chromosome 10, daSolDulc1.2, whole genome shotgun sequence. Protein-coding genes within it:
- the LOC129870281 gene encoding pre-mRNA splicing factor SR-like 1 isoform X3; the encoded protein is MAEIKTSGRPIDQLLEKVLCMNILSSDYFRDLLRLKTYHEVIDEIYNQVDHVEPWMTGNCRGPSTAFCLLYKFFTMKLTVKQMHGLLKHPDSPYIRAIGFLYLRYLGDFKTLWGWYEPYLKDDEEFSPGSSGQMTTMCVYVRDLFLGQVSIILTHYYPAFLFLLCGQQLPVSKK
- the LOC129870281 gene encoding pre-mRNA splicing factor SR-like 1 isoform X4 is translated as MAEIKTSGRPIDQLLEKVLCMNILSSDYFRDLLRLKTYHEVIDEIYNQVDHVEPWMTGNCRGPSTAFCLLYKFFTMKLTVKQMHGLLKHPDSPYIRAIGFLYLRYLGDFKTLWGWYEPYLKDDEDARTTLA
- the LOC129870091 gene encoding transmembrane 9 superfamily member 3 — its product is MCTKFVKEMEKMALYVVVLLIICIASPARADGSDHKYKAGDQVPLYANKVGPFHNPSETYRFFDLPFCTPDHVKEKKEALGEVLNGDRLVSAPYKLDFLYDKDSETVCKKKLSKEEVSQFRSAVAKDYYFQMYYDDLPIWGFLGKVDKEGKSDPSEYKYYLFKHLHFEIFYNNDRVIEINARTDPNALVDITEDKEVDVDFMYSVKWKETKTPFDKRMEKYSQSSSLPHHLEIHWFSIINSCVTVLLLTGFLATILMRVLKNDFVKYAHDEETADDQEETGWKYIHGDVFRYPSHKSLMAAALGSGTQLFTLTIFIFLLSLVGVFYPYNRGALFTALVVIYALTSGIAGYTAASFYCQLEGTNWVRNLILTGALFCGPLFLTFCFLNSVAIAYSATAALPFGTIVVIFLIWALVTSPLLVLGGIAGKNSRAEFQAPCRTTKYPREIPPLPWYRGSLPQMAMAGFLPFSAIYIELYYIFASVWGHRIYTIYSILFIVFIILIIVTAFITVALTYFQLAAEDHEWWWRAFLCGGSTGLFIYGYCLYYYYARSDMSGFMQTSFFFGYMACICYGFFLMLGTVGFRAALFFVRHIYRSIKCE
- the LOC129870281 gene encoding pre-mRNA splicing factor SR-like 1 isoform X1, with amino-acid sequence MAEIKTSGRPIDQLLEKVLCMNILSSDYFRDLLRLKTYHEVIDEIYNQVDHVEPWMTGNCRGPSTAFCLLYKFFTMKLTVKQMHGLLKHPDSPYIRAIGFLYLRYLGDFKTLWGWYEPYLKDDEEFSPGSSGQMTTMCVYVRDLFLGQYYFDTLLPRIPVPVMRTAVASLEKMNLPTKPSGSIGDSSRGSEETSRRPPSVKASLSVSFGQRAPHRASTRDSSPIRRTIAPPPYDKDGANDSRRSPSMRRSQSRDLSDRENSERGRDRDRDKERTRDRERDRDQERERERERGRDRDRDRRYDHERDRERDRDRRHDYDRDRGRDRDRRYDYDRRSIERSRRDYERSRSRSRSRSHSRSLHDQGTSLDQQRTPPRDESKEKKAASSNLAKLKHLYGDFGNKKENSGDDRAPNRDTSTEEVIRLGGSTWR
- the LOC129870281 gene encoding pre-mRNA splicing factor SR-like 1 isoform X2, producing MTTMCVYVRDLFLGQYYFDTLLPRIPVPVMRTAVASLEKMNLPTKPSGSIGDSSRGSEETSRRPPSVKASLSVSFGQRAPHRASTRDSSPIRRTIAPPPYDKDGANDSRRSPSMRRSQSRDLSDRENSERGRDRDRDKERTRDRERDRDQERERERERGRDRDRDRRYDHERDRERDRDRRHDYDRDRGRDRDRRYDYDRRSIERSRRDYERSRSRSRSRSHSRSLHDQGTSLDQQRTPPRDESKEKKAASSNLAKLKHLYGDFGNKKENSGDDRAPNRDTSTEEVIRLGGSTWR